Below is a window of Mucilaginibacter sp. PAMC 26640 DNA.
CATTACAATAATGGACTCAAAAATAGAAGTAAAGCAAATTAGTGCTCCTGCTGATCTATCTGAAGCTTTTTTTATCCGCCACGAAGTATTTGTAGAGGAGCAGGGATGTCCTGCTAGCTTAGAGGTTGAAGGTAATGATATCTCCATCCATTTTTTAGCTACGATTGATGGTAAACCCGCAGCTGCGTGCCGATGGAGAAAAACTGATAAAGGAGTTAAACTAGAACGTTTTGCGGTATTAAAAAAATATCGTGGCCGCGGTTTAGGGCAGGAAATGGTAAAAACTGTTTTAGAAAATTTGCCGGCTAATGCACCACTAATTTATTTACACTCCCAGGTAGATGCGGTAAGCTTATATGAGCGCTTCGGTTTCAAGAAAATAGGAAATGAATTTATGGAAGCTGGTATAAGGCATTTTACAATGGAAATTCCCCCCAGCCCCTGAAGGGGAAGCAAAATTAGAAAATCGTTGCATTCATATACATAATTACCCAATCACTCCTATTTGTTTAGGAGTTGGGCGTTGACACTATGCGCCAAATACCCTTCCCGAATAATCCATCGCTTCCTGTAATTTATCCAAATCTAGCCCTGTGTCGCTATTTTGGTGCAAAAGGTAAGCCAGCAGGTTTTCGGTGGCAATGTTGCCTGTCAGCTCGTCTTTAGCCATTGGGCAGCCACCATAACCTTTCAGCGCAGCATCAAACCGGGTGCAGCCGCTTTCATAAGCAGCGGCAATTTTATCCTGCCAGGTATCAGGTGTTGAATGTAAATGTAAACCGAAGCTGGTTATCGGCGATTGTTGAACCAATGCCGGATAGAGCGTAGTGATCTGTTCAGGCGTACCAACACCAATGGTATCGGAGAGGGCAATATAACCGATTCCCTCGTTAATCAGTTGCTGCGCCCAGTGCTGCACAATTTCCGTGCTCCAGTCATCTCCGTAGGGGTTGCCAAATCCCATCGACAAATAAATTAACAGCGTTTTGTTTTTAGCAGTGCACAGCTCGTTCATCCGCTTTACATCATCAAAAGCATTGGCCATTGAGGTATTTGTATTTCGCTGCTGAAATGTTTCTGATAATGAAAACGGGTAGCCTAAGAACGTGATCTCTTCGTGACTGGCGGCTTCCTCCGCACCACGGTAATTGGCAACGATAGCTAAAAGCTTGGATGGAGTGTTGCTCAGGTCGAGTTTACGCAATACTTCTTTTGTATCCCGCATTTGCGGCACCGCTTTCGGCGATACAAAGCTTCCAAAATCAATCGTATCAAAGCCAACCTGCAGCAACAGATTTATATATTCTGCTTTTACGTTAGTGGGTATAAATTCGGTAAGCCCCTGCATAGCATCGCGGGGGCATTCGGTTATTTTGGTATCAGGCATTAATCTGGTTTTGAAACTTGAGCATTCTTATCTACCAGGGCTTCTCGCTTGAAATTGCGGATGATGAGCCTGCTGCCGCCATTATAGGTAATATAGCTGGAAATCCAGTTAATGAATACGATAACCCGGTTTCGGCCACCCATCAACGAAATCAAATGTATAAACATCCAGATGAGCCATGCAAAAAAGCCCTGAAACTTAATTTTGCCCAAATCTGCAATTGCCTTGTTTCTGCCAATGGTGGCCAGCGATCCTTTATCATTATATTTAAAAGCCTCGGTAGGTTCACCACTAATCAGGCGCGCAATATTTTTACCGGTAAGTTCGCCCATTTGTATAGCTACCTGTGCAACACCAGGGTGGCCCTTTGGAGTTTCGGGCGTTATCATAGCAGATACATCGCCAATGGCAAAGATATTTTCGCTGCCTACCATTTTTAATTTTTCATCCACTTTTACCCGGTTGCCTCTTTCAATCGAATCTTTTGAGACACCTTCTGGTATAACACCCATCACGCCAGCAGACCAGATCACATTTTTTGTACGGATACTTTTACCGCCTTCAAATTTTATCTCCTCGCCATTGTAGGTTTCCACTTTTACGTTTAGCAAAACTTCAACGCCCATCTTTACCAGGAAATCTTGCGCGGCAGCAGAACCTTCGTCAGAAAACGGACCAAGCACCTTCGGCAGGAAATCTACCAGGTAAACCTTCATCTCCTCTTTCGCCAGTTCGGGGTAATCTTTATTAAGTACGTGGTTACGTAGTTCTGCCAGTGCCCCTGCAAGCTCCACACCGGTAGGGCCGGCCCCGACCAATACAAATGATAGGAATGGTGCGCGTTCTTCCTTGGTAGGCTTTAAAATGGCTTCCTCCAGGTTTTGCAGTACCATATAGCGCAAGTTTAATGCCTCCGGGATAGATTTCATCGGCATAGCATAATGCTCAATCTCTTTATTGCCAAAAAAGTTGGTGGTAGAACCAGTGGCAATCACCAGGTAATCATATGCGATATCGCCGATACCGGTTTTTACAATATTGGCTGCTGTATCGATACTTTTAACTTCCGTATGCCTGAACTTAAGATTTTTCTGCCCCTCGAAGTTTTTCCGCAAGGAGAAAGCGATAGACTCCGATTCGAGACTACCTGTAGCTACCTGGTAAAGTAGCGGCTGAAAGGTGTGATAGTTATGCTTATCAATTAATATT
It encodes the following:
- a CDS encoding GNAT family acetyltransferase, which codes for MDSKIEVKQISAPADLSEAFFIRHEVFVEEQGCPASLEVEGNDISIHFLATIDGKPAAACRWRKTDKGVKLERFAVLKKYRGRGLGQEMVKTVLENLPANAPLIYLHSQVDAVSLYERFGFKKIGNEFMEAGIRHFTMEIPPSP
- a CDS encoding hydroxymethylglutaryl-CoA lyase, with product MPDTKITECPRDAMQGLTEFIPTNVKAEYINLLLQVGFDTIDFGSFVSPKAVPQMRDTKEVLRKLDLSNTPSKLLAIVANYRGAEEAASHEEITFLGYPFSLSETFQQRNTNTSMANAFDDVKRMNELCTAKNKTLLIYLSMGFGNPYGDDWSTEIVQHWAQQLINEGIGYIALSDTIGVGTPEQITTLYPALVQQSPITSFGLHLHSTPDTWQDKIAAAYESGCTRFDAALKGYGGCPMAKDELTGNIATENLLAYLLHQNSDTGLDLDKLQEAMDYSGRVFGA
- a CDS encoding NADH dehydrogenase — its product is MNSNNLSKFPVVVVIGGGFGGIEVVKRLAEKPVEVILIDKHNYHTFQPLLYQVATGSLESESIAFSLRKNFEGQKNLKFRHTEVKSIDTAANIVKTGIGDIAYDYLVIATGSTTNFFGNKEIEHYAMPMKSIPEALNLRYMVLQNLEEAILKPTKEERAPFLSFVLVGAGPTGVELAGALAELRNHVLNKDYPELAKEEMKVYLVDFLPKVLGPFSDEGSAAAQDFLVKMGVEVLLNVKVETYNGEEIKFEGGKSIRTKNVIWSAGVMGVIPEGVSKDSIERGNRVKVDEKLKMVGSENIFAIGDVSAMITPETPKGHPGVAQVAIQMGELTGKNIARLISGEPTEAFKYNDKGSLATIGRNKAIADLGKIKFQGFFAWLIWMFIHLISLMGGRNRVIVFINWISSYITYNGGSRLIIRNFKREALVDKNAQVSKPD